One part of the Xiphophorus maculatus strain JP 163 A chromosome 1, X_maculatus-5.0-male, whole genome shotgun sequence genome encodes these proteins:
- the LOC102218092 gene encoding tubulin alpha-8 chain-like, with translation MRECISIHVGQAGVQTGNACWELFCLEHGVGPDGVFLNGPVAPNCREDPFNTFFNTGSFGRHVPRALFVDLEPTVIDEVRVGKYRELFHPEQLISGKEDAANNYARGHYTVGKEIIDGVMERVRKMTDQCTGLQGFLVFHSFGGGTGSGFTSLLMERLSLDYGKKSKLEFAVYPAPQVSTAVVEPYNAILTTHTTLEHSDCAFMVDNEAIYDICRRNMDIETPGYINLNRLIGQIVSSITASLRFDGALNVDLTEFQTNLVPFPRVHFPLVTYSPIISAEKAYHEQLTVAEITSSCFEPTNQMVKCDPRRGKYMACCMLYRGDVVPKDVNAAIASIKTRRSIQFVDWCPTGFKVGINYQPPTAVPGGDLASVQRAVCMLSNTTAIAEAWSRLDHKFDLMYAKRAFVHWYVGEGMEEGEFAEAREDLACLEKDYEELGRMSSDSEDEEV, from the exons atg AGAGAGTGCATCTCCATCCATGTGGGCCAGGCAGGCGTTCAGACAGGAAATGCATGCTGGGAGCTGTTCTGCCTGGAGCATGGTGTCGGTCCTGATGGTGTTTTCCTGAACGGTCCTGTGGCTCCGAATTGCCGTGAAGATCCGTTCAACACTTTCTTCAACACTGGGAGTTTTGGTCGTCACGTTCCCAGAGCGCTCTTCGTCGACCTGGAGCCCACAGTGATCG ACGAAGTGAGGGTTGGGAAGTACAGAGAGCTCTTCCATCCTGAGCAGCTGATCTCTGGAAAGGAGGACGCGGCCAACAACTACGCTCGAGGACATTACACCGTCGGGAAGGAAATCATCGATGGAGTCATGGAGCGTGTCCGGAAAATG ACGGATCAGTGCACAGGCCTGCAGGGTTTCCTCGTCTTTCACAGCTTTGGAGGGGGCACCGGCTCCGGCTTCACCTCCCTCCTAATGGAGCGTCTCTCACTGGACTACGGCAAGAAATCCAAGCTGGAGTTTGCCGTCTACCCAGCACCCCAGGTCTCCACTGCGGTGGTGGAGCCCTACAACGCCATCCTGACCACCCACACCACCTTGGAGCACTCTGACTGTGCCTTCATGGTGGACAATGAGGCAATCTACGACATCTGCCGCCGCAATATGGACATCGAGACTCCCGGTTACATCAATCTCAACAGGCTGATCGGTCAGATCGTTTCCTCAATCACCGCCTCGCTTCGCTTTGACGGGGCTCTCAACGTTGACCTGACGGAGTTCCAGACCAACTTGGTCCCGTTTCCACGTGTCCACTTCCCGCTGGTTACCTACTCGCCCATCATCTCGGCTGAGAAGGCCTACCACGAGCAGCTGACCGTGGCGGAGATCACCAGCTCCTGCTTCgaaccaaccaatcagatggTGAAGTGTGACCCTCGTCGCGGCAAGTACATGGCGTGCTGCATGCTGTACAGAGGGGATGTTGTCCCGAAGGATGTGAATGCCGCCATAGCTAGTATAAAGACCAGACGCTCCATCCAGTTTGTTGACTGGTGCCCCACTGGCTTTAAG GTGGGCATTAATTACCAGCCTCCGACTGCGGTGCCCGGCGGAGACCTGGCCAGTGTCCAGAGGGCGGTGTGCATGCTGAGCAACACCACCGCCATCGCTGAGGCCTGGTCCCGCCTCGACCACAAGTTCGACCTCATGTACGCCAAGCGTGCGTTCGTTCACTGGTACGTGGGCGAAGGCATGGAGGAGGGGGAGTTTGCCGAAGCCAGAGAGGACCTGGCCTGTTTGGAAAAAGATTACGAAGAGCTGGGTCGGATGAGCTCCGACTCTGAAGATGAAGAAGTTTAA
- the klhl12 gene encoding kelch-like protein 12 isoform X3 encodes MAPKDIMTNSHAKSILNAMNSLRKSNTLCDITLRVDSTDFPAHRIVLAACSDYFCAMFTSELAEKGKSFVDIQGLTASTMEILLDFVYTETVLVTVENVQELLPAACLLQLKGVKRACCDFLESQLDPSNCLGIRDFAETHNCLDLMQAAELFSQKHFSEVVQHEEFMLLSQTEVEKLIKCDEIQVDSEEPVFEAVLNWVKHNRKEREPYLPDMLEFVRMPLLTPRYITDVIDAEPLIRCSLPCRDLVDEAKKFHLRPELRSEMQGPRTQARLGAKEVLLVIGGFGSQQSPIDVVEKYDPKTQEWSFLPNIARKRRYVATVSLHDRVYVIGGYDGRSRLSSVECLDYTADEDGVWYTVATMNVRRGLAGATTLGDMIYVAGGFDGSRRHTSMERYDPNIDQWSMLGDMQTAREGAGLVVASGLIYCLGGYDGLNILNSVERYDPHTGHWTSVTPMATKRSGAGVALLNDHIYVVGGFDGVSHLDSVEVYNIRTDYWTTVASMTTPRCYVGATVLRGRLYAIAGYDGNSLLSSIECYDPVIDSWEVVTSMATQRCDAGVCVLREK; translated from the exons ATGGCTCCCAAAGACATCATGACGAATTCCCACGCCAAATCCATCCTCAATGCAATGAACTCTCTACGCAAGAGCAACACGCTCTGTGACATCACTCTGAGGGTGGACAGCACCGATTTCCCGGCTCACCGGATCGTCTTGGCCGCCTGCAGCGACTATTTCTGTGCCATGTTCACCAGCgag CTTGCAGAAAAGGGGAAATCTTTTGTCGACATCCAGGGACTCACGGCATCAACTATGGAGATCCTGTTGGACTTTGTGTACACAGAGACGGTGCTCGTCACCGTGGAAAATGTGCAAGAGCTGCTCCCTGCAGCATGTCTGCTTCAGCTTAAAG GAGTGAAAAGGGCGTGCTGCGACTTCCTAGAGTCTCAGCTCGATCCGTCAAACTGCCTGGGGATTCGGGACTTCGCCGAAACTCACAACTGCCTCGACCTGATGCAGGCCGCAGAGCTCTTTTCCCAGAAGCATTTCTCCGAGGTGGTTCAGCACGAGGAGTTCATGCTCCTGAGCCAGACAGAAGTGGAGAAGCTCATAAAGTGCGATGAAATCCAG GTGGATTCAGAGGAGCCTGTGTTTGAGGCCGTGTTGAACTGGGTGAAGCACAACAGGAAAGAGCGAGAGCCCTACCTCCCAGACATGCTGGAGTTTGTCCGCATGCCGCTCCTTACCCCCCGCTACATTACAGATGTCATTGACGCTGAG cCTCTCATTCGATGTAGTCTGCCTTGTCGAGACCTCGTTGATGAGGCCAAAAAATTCCACTTAAGACCGGAGCTGAGGAGTGAGATGCAGGGTCCTCGCACACAAGCCAGATTAG GTGCCAAAGAAGTCCTGTTGGTTATAGGTGGCTTCGGCAGCCAGCAGTCGCCAATAGATGTAGTCGAGAAATATGATCCCAAAACCCAGGAATGGAGCTTTCTGCCT AATATCGCCCGTAAAAGGCGCTACGTTGCCACTGTGTCGCTACACGACCGAGTTTATGTGATCGGAGGCTACGACGGTCGGTCGAGGCTCAGCTCGGTGGAGTGCCTGGACTACACCGCGGACGAAGACGGCGTTTGGTACACCGTCGCCACCATGAATGTACGCCGCGGCCTCGCTGGGGCCACGACCCTGGGAG ATATGATCTATGTTGCCGGTGGCTTCGATGGCAGCCGTCGGCACACCAGCATGGAGCGATATGACCCCAATATTGACCAGTGGAGCATGCTGGGAGATATGCAGACTGCTAGAGAAGGCGCTGGCCTGGTAGTAGCCAGTGGGCTGATCTACTGTCTAG GTGGTTATGATGGACTAAATATCCTAAACTCAGTGGAAAGATACGACCCACACACGGGTCATTGGACCAGTGTGACACCCATGGCCACGAAGCGGTCAG GGGCTGGTGTGGCGCTACTTAACGACCACATTTATGTCGTGGGAGGGTTTGATGGCGTTTCACACCTCGACTCGGTGGAGGTTTACAACATCAGGACAGACTACTGGACCACTGTGGCTAGCATGACGACGCCACGGTGTTATGTAGGAGCTACTGTCCTCAGAGGACGACTCTACGCCATCGCCGG ATACGACGGGAACTCCCTCCTCAGCAGCATCGAATGTTACGACCCGGTTATCGACTCCTGGGAGGTCGTCACCTCCATGGCAACCCAGCGGTGCGACGCGGGAGTCTGCGTTCTGCGAGAGAAGTAA
- the klhl12 gene encoding kelch-like protein 12 isoform X1, with product MCSYSYCLPVVEKVFRSLNDSCGSLRSLTDSGGSMAPKDIMTNSHAKSILNAMNSLRKSNTLCDITLRVDSTDFPAHRIVLAACSDYFCAMFTSELAEKGKSFVDIQGLTASTMEILLDFVYTETVLVTVENVQELLPAACLLQLKGVKRACCDFLESQLDPSNCLGIRDFAETHNCLDLMQAAELFSQKHFSEVVQHEEFMLLSQTEVEKLIKCDEIQVDSEEPVFEAVLNWVKHNRKEREPYLPDMLEFVRMPLLTPRYITDVIDAEPLIRCSLPCRDLVDEAKKFHLRPELRSEMQGPRTQARLGAKEVLLVIGGFGSQQSPIDVVEKYDPKTQEWSFLPNIARKRRYVATVSLHDRVYVIGGYDGRSRLSSVECLDYTADEDGVWYTVATMNVRRGLAGATTLGDMIYVAGGFDGSRRHTSMERYDPNIDQWSMLGDMQTAREGAGLVVASGLIYCLGGYDGLNILNSVERYDPHTGHWTSVTPMATKRSGAGVALLNDHIYVVGGFDGVSHLDSVEVYNIRTDYWTTVASMTTPRCYVGATVLRGRLYAIAGYDGNSLLSSIECYDPVIDSWEVVTSMATQRCDAGVCVLREK from the exons ATGTGTAGCTATAGTTATTGCCTCCCAGTGGTGGAAAAAGTGTTCAGATCTTTAAACG attCCTGTGGTAGTTTGAGATCCTTGACGGATTCCGGTGGCAGCATGGCTCCCAAAGACATCATGACGAATTCCCACGCCAAATCCATCCTCAATGCAATGAACTCTCTACGCAAGAGCAACACGCTCTGTGACATCACTCTGAGGGTGGACAGCACCGATTTCCCGGCTCACCGGATCGTCTTGGCCGCCTGCAGCGACTATTTCTGTGCCATGTTCACCAGCgag CTTGCAGAAAAGGGGAAATCTTTTGTCGACATCCAGGGACTCACGGCATCAACTATGGAGATCCTGTTGGACTTTGTGTACACAGAGACGGTGCTCGTCACCGTGGAAAATGTGCAAGAGCTGCTCCCTGCAGCATGTCTGCTTCAGCTTAAAG GAGTGAAAAGGGCGTGCTGCGACTTCCTAGAGTCTCAGCTCGATCCGTCAAACTGCCTGGGGATTCGGGACTTCGCCGAAACTCACAACTGCCTCGACCTGATGCAGGCCGCAGAGCTCTTTTCCCAGAAGCATTTCTCCGAGGTGGTTCAGCACGAGGAGTTCATGCTCCTGAGCCAGACAGAAGTGGAGAAGCTCATAAAGTGCGATGAAATCCAG GTGGATTCAGAGGAGCCTGTGTTTGAGGCCGTGTTGAACTGGGTGAAGCACAACAGGAAAGAGCGAGAGCCCTACCTCCCAGACATGCTGGAGTTTGTCCGCATGCCGCTCCTTACCCCCCGCTACATTACAGATGTCATTGACGCTGAG cCTCTCATTCGATGTAGTCTGCCTTGTCGAGACCTCGTTGATGAGGCCAAAAAATTCCACTTAAGACCGGAGCTGAGGAGTGAGATGCAGGGTCCTCGCACACAAGCCAGATTAG GTGCCAAAGAAGTCCTGTTGGTTATAGGTGGCTTCGGCAGCCAGCAGTCGCCAATAGATGTAGTCGAGAAATATGATCCCAAAACCCAGGAATGGAGCTTTCTGCCT AATATCGCCCGTAAAAGGCGCTACGTTGCCACTGTGTCGCTACACGACCGAGTTTATGTGATCGGAGGCTACGACGGTCGGTCGAGGCTCAGCTCGGTGGAGTGCCTGGACTACACCGCGGACGAAGACGGCGTTTGGTACACCGTCGCCACCATGAATGTACGCCGCGGCCTCGCTGGGGCCACGACCCTGGGAG ATATGATCTATGTTGCCGGTGGCTTCGATGGCAGCCGTCGGCACACCAGCATGGAGCGATATGACCCCAATATTGACCAGTGGAGCATGCTGGGAGATATGCAGACTGCTAGAGAAGGCGCTGGCCTGGTAGTAGCCAGTGGGCTGATCTACTGTCTAG GTGGTTATGATGGACTAAATATCCTAAACTCAGTGGAAAGATACGACCCACACACGGGTCATTGGACCAGTGTGACACCCATGGCCACGAAGCGGTCAG GGGCTGGTGTGGCGCTACTTAACGACCACATTTATGTCGTGGGAGGGTTTGATGGCGTTTCACACCTCGACTCGGTGGAGGTTTACAACATCAGGACAGACTACTGGACCACTGTGGCTAGCATGACGACGCCACGGTGTTATGTAGGAGCTACTGTCCTCAGAGGACGACTCTACGCCATCGCCGG ATACGACGGGAACTCCCTCCTCAGCAGCATCGAATGTTACGACCCGGTTATCGACTCCTGGGAGGTCGTCACCTCCATGGCAACCCAGCGGTGCGACGCGGGAGTCTGCGTTCTGCGAGAGAAGTAA
- the klhl12 gene encoding kelch-like protein 12 isoform X2, which produces MSLKENPDSCGSLRSLTDSGGSMAPKDIMTNSHAKSILNAMNSLRKSNTLCDITLRVDSTDFPAHRIVLAACSDYFCAMFTSELAEKGKSFVDIQGLTASTMEILLDFVYTETVLVTVENVQELLPAACLLQLKGVKRACCDFLESQLDPSNCLGIRDFAETHNCLDLMQAAELFSQKHFSEVVQHEEFMLLSQTEVEKLIKCDEIQVDSEEPVFEAVLNWVKHNRKEREPYLPDMLEFVRMPLLTPRYITDVIDAEPLIRCSLPCRDLVDEAKKFHLRPELRSEMQGPRTQARLGAKEVLLVIGGFGSQQSPIDVVEKYDPKTQEWSFLPNIARKRRYVATVSLHDRVYVIGGYDGRSRLSSVECLDYTADEDGVWYTVATMNVRRGLAGATTLGDMIYVAGGFDGSRRHTSMERYDPNIDQWSMLGDMQTAREGAGLVVASGLIYCLGGYDGLNILNSVERYDPHTGHWTSVTPMATKRSGAGVALLNDHIYVVGGFDGVSHLDSVEVYNIRTDYWTTVASMTTPRCYVGATVLRGRLYAIAGYDGNSLLSSIECYDPVIDSWEVVTSMATQRCDAGVCVLREK; this is translated from the exons ATGTCTCTAAAGGAAAACCCGG attCCTGTGGTAGTTTGAGATCCTTGACGGATTCCGGTGGCAGCATGGCTCCCAAAGACATCATGACGAATTCCCACGCCAAATCCATCCTCAATGCAATGAACTCTCTACGCAAGAGCAACACGCTCTGTGACATCACTCTGAGGGTGGACAGCACCGATTTCCCGGCTCACCGGATCGTCTTGGCCGCCTGCAGCGACTATTTCTGTGCCATGTTCACCAGCgag CTTGCAGAAAAGGGGAAATCTTTTGTCGACATCCAGGGACTCACGGCATCAACTATGGAGATCCTGTTGGACTTTGTGTACACAGAGACGGTGCTCGTCACCGTGGAAAATGTGCAAGAGCTGCTCCCTGCAGCATGTCTGCTTCAGCTTAAAG GAGTGAAAAGGGCGTGCTGCGACTTCCTAGAGTCTCAGCTCGATCCGTCAAACTGCCTGGGGATTCGGGACTTCGCCGAAACTCACAACTGCCTCGACCTGATGCAGGCCGCAGAGCTCTTTTCCCAGAAGCATTTCTCCGAGGTGGTTCAGCACGAGGAGTTCATGCTCCTGAGCCAGACAGAAGTGGAGAAGCTCATAAAGTGCGATGAAATCCAG GTGGATTCAGAGGAGCCTGTGTTTGAGGCCGTGTTGAACTGGGTGAAGCACAACAGGAAAGAGCGAGAGCCCTACCTCCCAGACATGCTGGAGTTTGTCCGCATGCCGCTCCTTACCCCCCGCTACATTACAGATGTCATTGACGCTGAG cCTCTCATTCGATGTAGTCTGCCTTGTCGAGACCTCGTTGATGAGGCCAAAAAATTCCACTTAAGACCGGAGCTGAGGAGTGAGATGCAGGGTCCTCGCACACAAGCCAGATTAG GTGCCAAAGAAGTCCTGTTGGTTATAGGTGGCTTCGGCAGCCAGCAGTCGCCAATAGATGTAGTCGAGAAATATGATCCCAAAACCCAGGAATGGAGCTTTCTGCCT AATATCGCCCGTAAAAGGCGCTACGTTGCCACTGTGTCGCTACACGACCGAGTTTATGTGATCGGAGGCTACGACGGTCGGTCGAGGCTCAGCTCGGTGGAGTGCCTGGACTACACCGCGGACGAAGACGGCGTTTGGTACACCGTCGCCACCATGAATGTACGCCGCGGCCTCGCTGGGGCCACGACCCTGGGAG ATATGATCTATGTTGCCGGTGGCTTCGATGGCAGCCGTCGGCACACCAGCATGGAGCGATATGACCCCAATATTGACCAGTGGAGCATGCTGGGAGATATGCAGACTGCTAGAGAAGGCGCTGGCCTGGTAGTAGCCAGTGGGCTGATCTACTGTCTAG GTGGTTATGATGGACTAAATATCCTAAACTCAGTGGAAAGATACGACCCACACACGGGTCATTGGACCAGTGTGACACCCATGGCCACGAAGCGGTCAG GGGCTGGTGTGGCGCTACTTAACGACCACATTTATGTCGTGGGAGGGTTTGATGGCGTTTCACACCTCGACTCGGTGGAGGTTTACAACATCAGGACAGACTACTGGACCACTGTGGCTAGCATGACGACGCCACGGTGTTATGTAGGAGCTACTGTCCTCAGAGGACGACTCTACGCCATCGCCGG ATACGACGGGAACTCCCTCCTCAGCAGCATCGAATGTTACGACCCGGTTATCGACTCCTGGGAGGTCGTCACCTCCATGGCAACCCAGCGGTGCGACGCGGGAGTCTGCGTTCTGCGAGAGAAGTAA